The genomic DNA GCCCCCAGAGCACAATTGCGCCTGGAAGCTCAGGTTATGTTTATCTTTGCCCTTATGAGGACGGCAAGACAACCGGCCCTAAGAGCGTCCGCATAGATGATATGGAGGTTCTCGATTCGGACAACGGCAAACCTGTGAAGCTGATCTCGGTTGACAGATCGGCCTCGCGCCTCAAAGTAAACAGCGACGAAAGAGCTTGGTTTGTCAAGATCAGCGTCAAATCGGTCAGCTCATCGAGCTACCCCGATGATGGCTTCGACATCGACACGCTGACGCTGGAGTATACTTATGACGGCGACAAGTACGAGGATGTTCAGGTTAATCTCGACTCCATCGAATATGATGAGGCCGACGACGAGTTTGAAGAAGACGAGAAGATGTTCACTTATGAGAAGGACGATGACGTTGACATCGATTTGCCCGACAGCGCAGGCATCTTCACCGGCACTGCTCGCAAGGATTTTGACGTTGTTGCCGCCATGGACACCGACGTTGACAACTCGTTGCTCAACAAATACCCTAGCGCTGATATCCGCTTCTTTAACGGCAATGGTGCGACCTTCCCCGTAACCGGCGGTAAGATGACCATCTACGCTGACAGCGGCGACTACCTCTATGAGGTTTCGGGCAACAAGCTGACCGACCGCAGCAGCACCTGGGTCAGCAGCAAGAATGCGTTTGTGATTTCGACCACCAAGATCGGCAAATATATCGTTTCAGATACCAAGCTGTCGGCCAAGTCGGATTCCAACAGCACCGGCAGTTCCAGCAGCTCTTCTTCAAAGTCGAGCGAATATATCGGTTCTACGCCGCTGCCCAGCAATCCTGTGGTAACCAACCCGCAGACCGGCGCCAGCGCCTAAAGTTTTGTGGCCTTTTAGGGGGTGTTGCAAAATGTGCTGCATTTTGCGGCATCCCCTTTTGACATTGACAATCTTGCATCGGGAGGATTTATGACATGAAGAAGCTGTTTGCCGTACTGCTGATATTTGCAACGCTGGCGGCGCTGAACATCTGTACATTTGCCGCCTCACGTGGCGCTGCCTATATTGAGGATAACGGATACTACGATGAGCGGGTGGATCAGTCGACACCCGGCGGCACCGTTTACATTGCACTGGCCGAGGCAACAAATAAAGATAATGACTATAAAATCTCCAACAGTATGGTTCCGACCACAGCAAAAATCACATCGGTTAAAACCAAGGGCTTTATTGACGATAAGGACTATAAGCTGATTAAAACCGGTAGTCTGGACATTGAAAAGCTGGATGTAGAAGACGGTAGCGAATGGTATTTTGCTGTGTTGGAGATCAAGGATATTGACGTAGAAGATTATCCCGAGGACGGGTTTTCGGTCTATGGTACCATTAAGGTCACCCGCAAGAGCGGCAGCACCTTTACGATAGATCTTGAAGATACACTGGATCGCATCCGATTTGACGAGGCGGAAGATGAGGACGAGCTGGCTAAACAGGCACAGCTTTACTCCTTTAAAAGCAACACCGAGTTCGAGCTTGAATTCCCCAACGGAAACGGACGCTTTTCTGGCAGAACTAGGGGCTCGCTAGACGTGCTTGCAGCGATGAGCCACGCCAAGATTTCAGCTATCACTCGGCTTGAGAGAAGTGCTGATATGACTTTTTATATCGGCAATAACGCTGAGTTCTCTAACATTAGAGACGGGCAGTTGATTATTGAAGCCGATAATGGCAATTATCTTTATAAAATCGGCGACAGAAACAAGCTGACCAATATGAGTAACACCTATGACGAGGATGAAGACGCTTTTGTGATCGATACCAATGTACTGGGCAAGTATGTTGTCTCGGACGAGCGGTTGCCCACGAGCGGGACCTCTTCCGATGACGACGAAGATGACGAAGATGACGAAGATGACGAAGATGACACCTACATTTATCGTGGTGACGACGAAGACGACACCCCCTATGTATCGGTACCGCTGATTAACCCGTCGACGGGTGCAGCGGTATAAGCAGGAGGCAAATCAGGCGTTTCGCTAGTACAAACGCGTTTTTGCTTTGGTGGGTATAGATGAATATGGAGAGCCGCAGGAGCACTTTGTTTCCTGCGGCTTTTTATTGTACCCTTCTGAGGCAAGGCACATACTACTGCTTTAGTGGTGGTTTTGCTTTAAAAGTGGTCTTGCGATTTTCCAGCACAGCTTTTTAGATTCTATCATTTTGCCGTCACCGTTAAGTCATCCGGCGCATAGCATGAATCGAGAGGTGAGGCAAATGCGCGATGTGCTTTTAATCATTTTAGGGGTGTGCGGAACACTGGTTGCAGGAATGCTCTGTGAGCAAGGGCTGGTCTGGATGCTGCGTCCAGCGCGTCACTGCGGCACAGTGACGCTGCTGCCGGTGACAGGGGAGTGCCCAAGTTTGGAACGGCAGCTGCGCTGGCAATATTTCTGTATGCAGTCGCATCCCTGCCGCAGGGGAGAGCGGCTGGTCATCGTCGACTGTGGCGCAACCGGGAACACGCTGCTCAAGGCCGAGCTGTTTTGCCGAGATAGACCCGGTGTGATGGTCTGTACACCCGAGGGGTTGCGCCGGATTATCGGGAACGATGCCATTTACAAAGCGGTGGCGCTTGTATTATACTAAAAAGGAATAATATCAACCTGATGGGGGCCCACTGCGGCTCCCGCGGGGTTTTTTTATAGGGTGTCAGGCGCTTTCCTGTTGGATATCGCTGCCGCCCAGAAAAGGGTTTTGAGGAGGCTGCTTGTGGAGAGCTACAATAGGGTTCAGGGTGTTGTAAACGACGTGGTTTACCACTCGGAGGAGAGCGGCTTCACCGTGCTGGAGCTGACCGTTGGGGACGAGCTGCTCACGGTTACCGGTCGGGCGGTCGGGGTTAGCCGGGGAGAAGAGGTCATTGTCACTGGACGGTTTGTCATGCACCCGAACTATGGCCGACAGCTGAAGGCAGAGGCCTTTGAACACGTGATGCCCGCCACTGCTGCGGCGGTTTTGCGCTATCTTTCAGGCGGGGCAGTCAAGGGAATCGGCCCGGTGACAGCCTCACGCATTGTGGCAAAGTTCGGCGACAAAACGCTGGATATCATGGAAAAGGACCCAGCTCGACTCGCGCAGGTGCGGGGCATTTCGCCACAGAAGGCTGAAAGCATTGGCCAGGAATATACCCGGCTTTTGGGTATGCGCGCCGTGATGGCATTTTTATCGGCACACAGCATTGAGCCTACGGCGGCGGTTACAATGTGGAAAAAGTGGGGTGCAATGGCCAGAGAGCGCATCAACGCTGACCCGTTCTGCCTGTGCGACAGGGATGTCGGCGTACCGTTTGAAAGGGCGGATGCCATTGCTGCGACGCTTGGCGTGGGCGAGACTGACGGTTGCCGCGTGCGCGGGGGGCTTTTGCATGTGCTGGCCCACAATCTTAATAACGGACATGCCTGCCTGCCCATCCAAAAGCTAGTGGCGGCTTGCTGCCGTCTGCTCAATATCGGCTCTGAGCCGGTTGAGATCGGCGTAGATGATCTTTGTGAACGCGGCGAGGTGATGAGCGAGGAAATTTTCGGGGTGCGCTTTATCTACCTGCCCGACCAGTTTTTTGCCGAGGCGTATGTGGCGGAACGGTTGGGGATCATGATGCGCTTTTTGTCGCAGGATGCCGCCGTAACGTCTGACGAGCTGACGGCGCTGGAGCGGGAGCTTGGCATTTGCTATGCCGAGCAGCAGCGACAGGCGATCTTTTGGGCGGCGGAGCACCCGATTATGATATTGACCGGCGGCCCCGGCACTGGAAAGACCACGACGCTAAACGGCATTATCACACTGTTTGAGCGCCGCGCCATGAAGGTGGCACTCGCTGCGCCGACCGGGCGGGCGGCCAAGCGTCTTTCAGAGGTGACCGGGCGCGAGGCTAAGACCATTCACCGCCTGTTAGAGGTGGATTTTGGCAGCCGTGAGCGCGGCGATTTGCAGTTTAAGCGCAATGAGCAAAATCCTCTGCCGTTTGATGCGGTGGTGGTGGACGAGATGTCGATGGTGGACGCAACGCTGTTTTCGTCACTGCTCAAGGCGGTGCGTACCACAGCGCGCCTGATTCTGGTGGGCGACCCTGACCAGCTGCCGTCGGTTGGTGCGGGCAACGTTTTGCGCGACCTTATCGACAGCGAGGCGGTAGCCTGTGTGCATCTCAGCGAGGTGTTCCGTCAGGCGGCCAATAGCTTGATTATTACATCGGCGCACGACATTGTCTCGGGGCGGATGCCCACGCTAAACCGCAACGACGCCGACTTTTTCTTTTTGCCTAGCACCTCGCAGGAGCAGGCGGCCTACACTGTCGCCGATCTCTGCGCCCGCAGGCTACCAAAAGCCTATGACTATTCGCCGGTGCGCGATATTCAGGTTATCGCCCCCACCAAGCAGGGCGCGGCGGGCACCGTCGAACTCAACCGAATGTTGCAGGAGGCGCTTAATCCTCCCGATAAAAGCAAGTGCGAACACAAGGCGGGGAATTTTTTGCTGCGCGAGGGCGACAAGGTCATGCAGACCCGCAACAACTATGATATCGAGTGGCAGCGCCCCGATGGCGAGCAGGGTTTGGGCGTTTTTAACGGAGACATCGGCACCGTTGAGATGATTGACAGGCCCACTCGTTCGGTCATTATCGCGTTTGAAGACCGTCGGGCGGAATATGCCTTCGATATGCTCAATGAGTTGGATTTGGCCTACGCCATCACGGTACATAAGAGCCAGGGCAACGAGTTTGACGTGGTGATCATCCCGCTGCTAGGGCGGCACAAAAAGCTGCATTACCGCAACTTGCTCTACACAGCGGTGACCCGTGCCAAAAAGCTGTTGATTTTAGTCGGACATGCCGACACAGTGGCGACGATGGTTGAAAACAACCGCAAGACGCTGCGGTATACCAATTTGGCGCCTAGGATCCGGTATCAGCTGGGAATGTGAAGAATTAAATTACTATTAGTATAATATTGCGCGGCATACTTATTTTGGCAGAAGTGAGGTTAACGCGTACCACCCAAAGTTTAATCCTCCGCAGGGCGGGGGGCTTGTGCTATCGCAGGGAGAGTCGGTAGAACCGCCGAAGGTTTGGTTGCTCCACGTGCGGGGGTTAGGGGTGAGTTTAATTTCGCAGCGCCAACGTGCGAAACAAAGCCCTGCCGGTTGGATGGCGGTAATTTTACCCGCTGTGCCACCAAGCCTCCCACAAGCTTTTATAAAAGCTTGACCAACATCAATTCTAAAAGCGGTAAAATAGACAGCATTTGTGTTCCAGGTGAACTTGAAAAGGAGTATCACGATGAAGACAAGCAGAATTACTCGGACGTTTACAAAAGCGCTGTTCCCAGCAATTATGACCGTCATCTCGCTGGTGCTGTTTATCGCTGTTTATGGTTTCGAGATATTGACAGCGATGGAACCGCGCTATTTTAAGAGTCTGATCTTTGCGCTTCCTACGGTTTGCTTTGCCATTGTGACCTATCTGACAACAAATAGGTGGGTTAAAGAATTACCTTCTCTGGTTTTAACCAGCGTTTTAGTCGGTGCATTGAGCTGCGTGATGCTTATTGCATTTATTATTTCAGTTTTTGACGCGGCGACAACTACAACAACCGATGTAAAAAAATATGAACGTGCTTTACGACTCTCCAGCTTTCCAGAGAGTGCGCTGAGTAACAGTTTTCCGGACAAGATTCCAACCGATGCACAGGACGTTTATTTTAGTTATAACCCCGCCTTTTTACAGGGGGGAGAGAATCTCGCGCTGAAGTTTAAAACCAGTTCGGAGGCGATTGATCGGTATACCGAAGAATTTTCAGAAAAGGCCGAATGGATCGGGAAAGAAGGGAATCTGCAAGCTGGGGAGCACGGCGTTTTTGGGGGAACGGTGGATTTTTTTGACCAATCCTATAACTGGCATTATAACGCCACCGTTTATGTCCTTTCGAGTAGGTCTAATCAGCTCGGCGACTGGAACCACGGCGAATTGTATCTTGTAGCTATCAAAGAAATAAGCTGCGAAGTTTTATTTTTAGCGAAAAGGTGGTAAACCGGGGCGACCGCATGACCAAAACGGCTTTGCCGGTAAAATAAAAACAAAGCGCACGTCGAATACAGCAGGGAGGGCAGCAGCATGAAGATGGCGGGGAAGATAGGACTGCGCAGACAGATGGCAGCGGCTGCGCTGGCTATTGTTGTTGTGATGGCAGCGGTGCTCAGCGTCTTGTTTTATAACCGGCATATCAAGGGGGATTTAACCGAGCGGGCGATCTATACCCTTCAGATGAACGCAGCGCGCGAGATGCAGTCCACCGACCTGATGATTGAGTCTCAGTACGAGGTTCTGGAGATGTACGCCGGACTTTATGCTGGGCAGCCGGATACTGCTGAGAATATGCGCGACGCTATGTTGGCGCAGTTGAAGGTCGTGCGCGATACCTCCGACTTTTATCTTGTGGGCGTCGCCATGCCTGATGGCGCGGCGTTGACCGATATGGGCAGCACGGCCAATGTGAGCGGCGAAAGCTTTTTTACCCAGAGCTTGCGGGGTGGCCGCAGCATCACACTTGTTGAGAGCGACAATTTTGATGCCCAAAGCCATTTTTGTCTGGCGGTACCCATTTTAAAGAACGGTGACGTGCAGGGGGTTGTGTTCGGTTTTTGCGAAGAGATGGTAATCCGGCGTATGCTGACCCCAAGGGATTACGGCGGCGGCAGTTACGGTTTTTTGTGTAGCACCGACGGAAAGCTGCTGCTGGACAGCAAGCGCAATATTTTATTTGGCGACATGCAGCCGGCCGACCTATTTGAAGCGCTGGCGCAGGCTGAAATCGTTAGTGGTGGCTCTGTCTTGCAGATAGAGGCGAATATCCGGCAGGGTAAAAGCGGTATCTTTGAGCTGGCCACAGATAACGGCAGCTGTTATGTGACCTATCAGCCCTCGGCGATGAACAACTGGGTGCTTTTTAACGTCATGACGGGTGCCGGGGTTGCGGAACAAATTGTCGAAAGCACACACAGCATGTGGCTGTTGCTGCTTGTGCTGTTGCTTTCTTTGGCATTGGTGGCGGCATTGCTAATGCTGATTGGGCATTATAACACCGTCTTGCTAGAAAAGAACCGTAAACAGCTGTTGTATACCGAGCGACAGGCGATGCTGCAGCGGGAAAAGCTGACGTTTGCGCTGGGCCGCTCTTCAACTCGAGTGTGGGAATATGACATTGTCAACCGCCGCGTGACACAGGATACCCATATCCCCGACAGCATTTTCGATAATGTGCCGGAAAGCATAGTGGAATCTGGCCTAGTTCACCCCGATGATATTGAGACCTATCTCGCGATGCATCAGAGGGTGCAAAACGGTGAGCCCTATGTCTCGGCTGAGATCAGGATGCGCCAGGCGGACGGCTATGTCTGGAACCGGATAGAATATACCACCTTTTTTGATGAAGAGGAAAGACCGTTGCGCGCCATTGGGGTTTCTAACGATATTTCAGCGCAAAAGGCGGCCGAAAAGCGTTACCGCGATGAAGTGGCATTCCGGCAGATTTCTGGGCCGGACACGCTGATTTCGTTTTGCATCAACTGCACCACCGACACGATTGAAGACGCTATCAGTTATGACAACCGGCTGAGCTGGCTGACCAGAATCCGCTCGTTTAACAAGATGGCCGCCCGCGTGGCTGAGACGATCACCAACCCGCAGGAACGCGAGCGTATGCTCACCGAGCTGAACACCGCCACCATGCTCGAGCGCTTTGCCGCGGGACAGACCAGCTATCATGTGGAATATCGCCGCGATTTGAGCAGAGGCGAAAAAGATTTGCACTGGATCTCCTGTTCGGTCAACCTGATACACAGCCCCACCTCGGAGGAGGTGCTGGGCTTTGTTTACACACGCGATATCACCCGGCGAAAGCTGCTTGAGATGCTTTCTAGCAGCACGGTACTTTTAGATTATGAATATGTCTCCTGTCTGGATATCAACACCGATTTTATCTATGCGGTGCGCATCTGTAGCGAGACCCACGCAAAGCCGGTCATCGAGACCGAAAACTTTAGTGAGCGACTTCGGCGGCTGGCAGCGGGCGAGCTGAACATTTCCCCCGAACAGCTCAGTACCTTCTCATCTGCTGCTATTGCCAAACGCTTAGAAGAGGTGACCAGTGACTCAATGTTTTTGGAGGCCCCGTTACCCGGCGGCCGCACCGCGCACAAAAAGGTGAATTTCACCTATCTCAACCGCGAGGAGAAGCTGGTGCTGATTACGCGCAGCGATGTCACCGACATTTATAATGAGGAGCAGAAAAAGAACGCGATGCTACGGCGCGCGCTGGAATCGGCTGAACGGGCCAGCCGCGCTCGGGGCGATTTTTTGGCGCATATGTCGCATGAGATTCGCACGCCCTTAAACGGCATCCGTGGGATGCTTGATATCATCAAAGAAAACCCCGACGAATACCTGTCGCTCTATCTGGATAAGGCGATCATATCGGCGAAGCACTTGACGGGGCTCATCAACGATATTCTCGATATGTCCAAAATTGACAGTGGCATGATGGAGCTGAACGAGGCGTGGATGAGCACCAATGAGTTTGTCACTTATATTGACGCCATCATTGCGCCCCAGGCCGAGGAAAAGGGGCTGTCCTTCACTTCGCATTTTAATTGGAACGGCTGTGAGAGCATCTATACCGACGGAAACCGATTGAATCAGATTTGCATTAACCTGCTGGCAAATGCGGTGAAATATACGCCCGCTGGCGGGAAGGTAATCTACTCAGTCGAGGCGCTGCTTCAGGTCGATGATCTGGTCTCGCTATCGGTAACGGTTGAGGATAACGGCATCGGTATGTCTTCCGGCTTTTTGGCCGACGCGTTTGAGCCGTTCATTCAGGCTGATCGCTCTTTTGCTAAAAAAGGTACCGGGCTGGGGCTGGCGATTACCAAGCGCT from Oscillospiraceae bacterium MB24-C1 includes the following:
- a CDS encoding ATP-dependent RecD-like DNA helicase; this encodes MESYNRVQGVVNDVVYHSEESGFTVLELTVGDELLTVTGRAVGVSRGEEVIVTGRFVMHPNYGRQLKAEAFEHVMPATAAAVLRYLSGGAVKGIGPVTASRIVAKFGDKTLDIMEKDPARLAQVRGISPQKAESIGQEYTRLLGMRAVMAFLSAHSIEPTAAVTMWKKWGAMARERINADPFCLCDRDVGVPFERADAIAATLGVGETDGCRVRGGLLHVLAHNLNNGHACLPIQKLVAACCRLLNIGSEPVEIGVDDLCERGEVMSEEIFGVRFIYLPDQFFAEAYVAERLGIMMRFLSQDAAVTSDELTALERELGICYAEQQRQAIFWAAEHPIMILTGGPGTGKTTTLNGIITLFERRAMKVALAAPTGRAAKRLSEVTGREAKTIHRLLEVDFGSRERGDLQFKRNEQNPLPFDAVVVDEMSMVDATLFSSLLKAVRTTARLILVGDPDQLPSVGAGNVLRDLIDSEAVACVHLSEVFRQAANSLIITSAHDIVSGRMPTLNRNDADFFFLPSTSQEQAAYTVADLCARRLPKAYDYSPVRDIQVIAPTKQGAAGTVELNRMLQEALNPPDKSKCEHKAGNFLLREGDKVMQTRNNYDIEWQRPDGEQGLGVFNGDIGTVEMIDRPTRSVIIAFEDRRAEYAFDMLNELDLAYAITVHKSQGNEFDVVIIPLLGRHKKLHYRNLLYTAVTRAKKLLILVGHADTVATMVENNRKTLRYTNLAPRIRYQLGM
- a CDS encoding response regulator; its protein translation is MKMAGKIGLRRQMAAAALAIVVVMAAVLSVLFYNRHIKGDLTERAIYTLQMNAAREMQSTDLMIESQYEVLEMYAGLYAGQPDTAENMRDAMLAQLKVVRDTSDFYLVGVAMPDGAALTDMGSTANVSGESFFTQSLRGGRSITLVESDNFDAQSHFCLAVPILKNGDVQGVVFGFCEEMVIRRMLTPRDYGGGSYGFLCSTDGKLLLDSKRNILFGDMQPADLFEALAQAEIVSGGSVLQIEANIRQGKSGIFELATDNGSCYVTYQPSAMNNWVLFNVMTGAGVAEQIVESTHSMWLLLLVLLLSLALVAALLMLIGHYNTVLLEKNRKQLLYTERQAMLQREKLTFALGRSSTRVWEYDIVNRRVTQDTHIPDSIFDNVPESIVESGLVHPDDIETYLAMHQRVQNGEPYVSAEIRMRQADGYVWNRIEYTTFFDEEERPLRAIGVSNDISAQKAAEKRYRDEVAFRQISGPDTLISFCINCTTDTIEDAISYDNRLSWLTRIRSFNKMAARVAETITNPQERERMLTELNTATMLERFAAGQTSYHVEYRRDLSRGEKDLHWISCSVNLIHSPTSEEVLGFVYTRDITRRKLLEMLSSSTVLLDYEYVSCLDINTDFIYAVRICSETHAKPVIETENFSERLRRLAAGELNISPEQLSTFSSAAIAKRLEEVTSDSMFLEAPLPGGRTAHKKVNFTYLNREEKLVLITRSDVTDIYNEEQKKNAMLRRALESAERASRARGDFLAHMSHEIRTPLNGIRGMLDIIKENPDEYLSLYLDKAIISAKHLTGLINDILDMSKIDSGMMELNEAWMSTNEFVTYIDAIIAPQAEEKGLSFTSHFNWNGCESIYTDGNRLNQICINLLANAVKYTPAGGKVIYSVEALLQVDDLVSLSVTVEDNGIGMSSGFLADAFEPFIQADRSFAKKGTGLGLAITKRLVELMKGEITAYSVPGAGTRIGFTVTVRGRRHGKEPDSGQVADGTLAGRHALVADDHRINRLVAEKQLQAAGLSVTSAEDGAQALSLFENSPQGHYDIIFMDIMMPVMDGLTAAQLLRALPREDAKTVQIVAMTANAFNEDIHKSLESGMDFHLSKPFDRDQLRQILRKVFGTG